One Glycine max cultivar Williams 82 chromosome 4, Glycine_max_v4.0, whole genome shotgun sequence DNA segment encodes these proteins:
- the LOC100784380 gene encoding transcription factor bHLH93-like isoform X1 — protein MEFYDQDFLEELMTLRRETWDTNPRTEENQFFDGGSFDCFDQNSLPYLPNSSCGQEVPQTYNNDYPFSEIYGCLLDESSPQIMDSFYSTLDTPLNTPPFLGQEDYPILSMMEEEEQGLLGEELKNLELQTTCKMEPTQSSEMPVFNMGTGLERKNRSKKLQGQPSKNLMAERRRRKRLNDRLSMLRAIVPKISKMDRTSILGDTIDYMKELLEKINNLQQEVEVDSNMAGIFKDVKPNEILVRNSPKFEVERSVDTRVEICCAGKPGLILSTVNTLEALGLEIQQCVISCFNDFTMQASCSEESEQRTMLSSEDIKQALFRSAGYGGRCL, from the exons atgGAGTTTTATGACCAGGATTTCTTGGAGGAATTAATGACTCTAAGAAGAGAAACATGGGACACCAATCCAAGAACAGAAGAAAACCAGTTCTTTGATGGTGGGAGTTTTGACTGCTTTGATCAAAACTCTCTACCTTACCTTCCAAACTCTTCTTGTGGTCAAGAAGTTCCTCAAACTTACAATAACGACTACCCCTTCAGTGAAATCTATGGCTGCTTACTTGATGAATCATCACCACAGATTATGGATTCATTCTATAGCACCCTTGATACTCCACTCAATACCCCTCCATTTCTTGGTCAAGAGGATTATCCAATATTGTCTATGATGGAAGAAGAGGAGCAGGGTTTGCTTGGGGAAGAGCTTAAGAATTTGGAGCTGCAAACCACATGTAAAATGGAGCCAACCCAATCCTCTGAAATGCCGGTTTTCAACATGGGAACGGGTCTGGAAAGAAAGAACCGATCAAAGAAGCTTCAGGGGCAACCCTCCAAGAATCTAATGGCggagaggagaagaagaaagaggttAAACGACCGGCTCTCGATGCTAAGAGCAATTGTCCCCAAGATTAGTAAG ATGGATAGAACATCTATACTTGGAGACACTATTGATTACATGAAAGAACTTCTGGAGAAGATCAACAATCTGCAGCAAGAAGTAGAAGTAGATTCAAACATGGCAGGCATTTTCAAAGATGTAAAACCAAATGAAATCCTAGTGAGAAATTCACCCAAG TTTGAGGTGGAGAGGAGTGTGGACACCCGGGTGGAAATTTGCTGTGCAGGGAAGCCAGGCTTGATACTATCTACAGTAAACACTCTGGAAGCATTAGGCCTAGAGATTCAACAATGTGTTATTAGCTGTTTCAATGATTTCACAATGCAGGCTTCATGCTCAGAG GAATCGGAGCAAAGGACGATGCTGAGTTCTGAAGACATAAAGCAAGCGTTGTTTAGAAGTGCAGGATATGGAGGAAGATGTTTATGA
- the LOC100784380 gene encoding Transcription factor bHLH93-like (The RefSeq protein has 1 substitution compared to this genomic sequence) has protein sequence MEFYDQDFLEELMTLRRETWDTNPRTEENQFFDGGSFDCFDQNSLPYLPNSSCGQEVPQTYNNDYPFSEIYGCLLDESSPQIMDSFYSTLDTPLNTPPFLGQEDYPILSMMEEEEQGLLGEELKNLELQTTCKMEPTQSSEMPVFNMGTGLERKNRSKKLQGQPSKNLMAERRRRKRLNDRLSMLRAIVPKISKMDRTSILGDTIDYMKELLEKINNLQQEVEVDSNMAGIFKDVKPNEILVRNSPKFEVERSVDTRVEICCAGKPGLILSTVNTLEALGLEIQQCVISCFNDFTMQASCSEESEQRTMLSSEDIKQALFRSVGYGGRCL, from the exons atgGAGTTTTATGACCAGGATTTCTTGGAGGAATTAATGACTCTAAGAAGAGAAACATGGGACACCAATCCAAGAACAGAAGAAAACCAGTTCTTTGATGGTGGGAGTTTTGACTGCTTTGATCAAAACTCTCTACCTTACCTTCCAAACTCTTCTTGTGGTCAAGAAGTTCCTCAAACTTACAATAACGACTACCCCTTCAGTGAAATCTATGGCTGCTTACTTGATGAATCATCACCACAGATTATGGATTCATTCTATAGCACCCTTGATACTCCACTCAATACCCCTCCATTTCTTGGTCAAGAGGATTATCCAATATTGTCTATGATGGAAGAAGAGGAGCAGGGTTTGCTTGGGGAAGAGCTTAAGAATTTGGAGCTGCAAACCACATGTAAAATGGAGCCAACCCAATCCTCTGAAATGCCGGTTTTCAACATGGGAACGGGTCTGGAAAGAAAGAACCGATCAAAGAAGCTTCAGGGGCAACCCTCCAAGAATCTAATGGCggagaggagaagaagaaagaggttAAACGACCGGCTCTCGATGCTAAGAGCAATTGTCCCCAAGATTAGTAAG ATGGATAGAACATCTATACTTGGAGACACTATTGATTACATGAAAGAACTTCTGGAGAAGATCAACAATCTGCAGCAAGAAGTAGAAGTAGATTCAAACATGGCAGGCATTTTCAAAGATGTAAAACCAAATGAAATCCTAGTGAGAAATTCACCCAAG TTTGAGGTGGAGAGGAGTGTGGACACCCGGGTGGAAATTTGCTGTGCAGGGAAGCCAGGCTTGATACTATCTACAGTAAACACTCTGGAAGCATTAGGCCTAGAGATTCAACAATGTGTTATTAGCTGTTTCAATGATTTCACAATGCAGGCTTCATGCTCAGAG GAATCGGAGCAAAGGACGATGCTGAGTTCTGAAGACATAAAGCAAGCGTTGTTTAGAAGTGCAGGATATGGAGGAAGATGTTTATGA